Proteins encoded within one genomic window of Nitrospina gracilis 3/211:
- the rpmC gene encoding 50S ribosomal protein L29 codes for MKMKEIRELSEKEREEKLADLEEEYFNLKFQLATGKIENPGRMKHMRRDIARLKTLNREMKQSADQAGQPKAETPSS; via the coding sequence GAGCTGTCCGAAAAGGAGCGCGAGGAAAAACTCGCCGACCTGGAGGAAGAGTATTTCAATCTGAAGTTTCAGCTCGCTACGGGAAAGATTGAGAATCCGGGACGGATGAAGCACATGCGCCGGGACATTGCACGGCTCAAGACCCTTAACCGGGAAATGAAACAGTCGGCGGACCAGGCAGGCCAGCCGAAAGCCGAAACCCCCTCGTCATAA